One region of Verrucomicrobiota bacterium genomic DNA includes:
- a CDS encoding NAD-dependent epimerase/dehydratase family protein: MSGQVLITGGAGFVGSHLADELLAKGYRVRAYDALVLQVHGERCKRPHYLADEVELIHGDVRDAKRLKEALRGVDYVVHFGAAVGVGQSMYQICNYTDVNCQGTAALLEALSQSPVEKLVVASSMSIYGEGRYRDRNGQTVEPTGRSRRQLEGRHWEVLGPDGGELTPVPTPESKYPSAPSVYALTKYYQERICLTVGPAYGVPTVALRFFNIFGPRQALSNPYTGVLAIFASRILNGQPPLINEDGRQQRDFIYVKDIALACRLALESPNVDNEVFNVGSGKPYAISDLAMDLARLLGHPELEPEITGKYRVGDIRNCYADITRARTLLKFEPRYDLRSGLEEMVPWLDGQTAKDNVAEAFRELSRRGLTV, from the coding sequence ATGTCGGGTCAAGTCCTTATCACTGGCGGAGCAGGCTTTGTTGGATCTCATCTCGCAGATGAATTGTTGGCGAAGGGTTACCGGGTCAGGGCCTACGATGCCCTCGTTCTGCAAGTGCACGGAGAGCGGTGTAAGCGGCCGCATTACCTCGCTGACGAGGTCGAATTGATCCACGGGGACGTACGGGACGCCAAGCGGTTGAAAGAGGCGCTTCGCGGGGTGGATTACGTGGTTCACTTCGGTGCAGCCGTAGGTGTGGGCCAGAGCATGTACCAGATCTGCAACTACACCGACGTGAATTGCCAGGGAACTGCCGCCTTGTTGGAAGCACTCTCCCAAAGTCCCGTCGAGAAGCTGGTCGTTGCTTCCAGCATGAGCATCTATGGGGAAGGGCGCTACCGCGATCGTAACGGCCAAACCGTGGAACCCACCGGAAGGTCCCGCCGCCAGCTCGAAGGGCGCCACTGGGAGGTCCTGGGGCCGGACGGCGGCGAGTTGACGCCCGTGCCGACGCCTGAATCAAAGTACCCCTCCGCCCCTTCGGTTTACGCGCTCACAAAATATTATCAGGAACGCATTTGCCTGACGGTAGGGCCCGCCTACGGGGTCCCGACGGTTGCCCTCCGTTTCTTCAACATCTTCGGCCCGCGGCAAGCCTTATCGAACCCTTACACCGGGGTGTTGGCCATTTTCGCCTCGCGTATCCTGAACGGGCAGCCACCGCTCATCAACGAAGATGGCCGTCAGCAACGCGATTTCATTTACGTCAAGGACATCGCCCTGGCGTGCCGCCTGGCGCTGGAATCACCGAACGTTGATAACGAGGTATTCAACGTCGGCAGCGGCAAACCTTACGCGATTTCGGATCTGGCCATGGATCTGGCCAGGCTGTTGGGGCACCCGGAACTTGAGCCGGAGATCACGGGTAAATACCGGGTGGGTGACATTCGCAACTGTTACGCGGACATCACCAGGGCGCGAACCCTCCTGAAGTTCGAACCCAGGTACGACCTGCGTTCCGGTCTGGAAGAGATGGTGCCCTGGTTGGACGGCCAGACGGCAAAGGACAACGTGGCGGAAGCTTTTCGGGAGTTGTCCCGGCGCGGGTTGACCGTGTAA
- a CDS encoding glycosyltransferase family 4 protein gives MLSAPRKVLMTADTVGGVWTYALGLCRGLAASGCEVTLVTFGAPAGEAQRAEVAEVAGITLVETRYKLEWMPDPWSDVDEAGRFLQGLARAEEPDVVHLNGYAHAALPWPAPAVVVAHSCVFTWWQAVHGCRPPRDEYAEYGRRVRAGLDAAGAVVAPTRAMLAALRDAYEWMGRGAVIPNGIESSGVTPGPKKPVIASAGRLWDAAKGISLLESVAPKLLWPLVVAGAGREADAGETRVGNLRLLGPLSLRRTRALFADASIYAAPVRYEPFGLSILEAAGAGCALVLSDLASLRENWDGAAEFVQPHDPAAWRDALNGLAGDEARRRRLASVAIQRAQQFSSSRMVTHYLELYGSLLKRSAPGPITAGVVA, from the coding sequence ATGTTAAGTGCGCCAAGAAAAGTATTGATGACCGCGGATACCGTGGGCGGCGTCTGGACTTACGCCCTGGGTCTTTGCCGTGGTTTGGCGGCAAGCGGCTGCGAGGTGACCCTGGTGACTTTCGGCGCACCCGCCGGCGAGGCGCAACGGGCCGAAGTTGCCGAGGTTGCGGGCATCACGCTGGTTGAGACCCGGTACAAGCTTGAGTGGATGCCTGACCCCTGGTCCGACGTGGATGAGGCGGGCAGGTTCCTCCAGGGGCTTGCCCGGGCGGAAGAGCCGGACGTAGTGCACCTCAACGGGTACGCGCACGCGGCCTTGCCCTGGCCGGCTCCGGCGGTGGTGGTAGCGCACTCGTGCGTCTTCACGTGGTGGCAGGCCGTGCACGGCTGCCGGCCCCCTCGGGACGAATATGCTGAGTACGGGCGGCGCGTACGGGCCGGGTTGGACGCTGCCGGCGCGGTGGTCGCACCGACCCGGGCCATGCTGGCCGCTTTGCGCGACGCGTACGAGTGGATGGGTAGGGGTGCGGTGATCCCGAATGGCATCGAGTCTTCGGGTGTAACTCCCGGGCCGAAAAAGCCGGTCATTGCGTCTGCCGGGCGTTTGTGGGACGCCGCCAAAGGAATAAGCCTGCTGGAGAGCGTTGCGCCGAAACTACTTTGGCCCCTGGTTGTGGCCGGCGCCGGCCGGGAGGCGGACGCCGGGGAGACCCGGGTCGGGAACCTGCGGTTACTGGGACCATTGTCGCTTCGCCGGACGCGCGCCCTGTTCGCGGATGCCTCGATCTATGCGGCGCCCGTTCGTTACGAGCCTTTCGGCCTTTCTATCCTGGAGGCTGCCGGGGCCGGTTGCGCGCTGGTGCTCAGTGACCTCGCGTCCTTGCGCGAGAACTGGGACGGCGCGGCGGAGTTTGTCCAGCCACACGATCCGGCAGCCTGGCGGGACGCGCTGAACGGGTTGGCCGGGGATGAAGCCCGGCGCCGGCGGCTTGCCTCGGTCGCCATCCAAAGGGCACAGCAGTTTTCCAGTTCCCGTATGGTGACGCATTACCTCGAGCTCTACGGATCCCTGTTGAAACGGTCTGCCCCCGGCCCAATAACCGCAGGAGTCGTGGCGTGA
- a CDS encoding cyclic nucleotide-binding domain-containing protein, translating to MTTTEARQDFLETIPIFAGLNRVALAEIARSAGEAAFRAGEIIVREGEAGNRMFIIRSGQVEVIKHLAQPHQTVLAVLGPGNFLGEMSIIECVTRSASVRALEDTVLFALKGTDLYRLFQGYPDQYAIVILNIARDLSRRLRIVDEKFAALSH from the coding sequence ATGACCACAACCGAAGCGCGCCAGGATTTTCTCGAAACCATCCCGATCTTTGCCGGCCTCAACCGCGTCGCGCTGGCCGAAATCGCGCGGTCAGCCGGAGAAGCCGCTTTCCGTGCAGGCGAGATTATCGTCAGGGAGGGCGAGGCCGGCAACCGCATGTTCATCATCCGCTCCGGACAGGTGGAAGTGATCAAGCACCTGGCGCAACCCCATCAAACTGTCCTGGCGGTTTTGGGTCCCGGCAATTTCCTGGGCGAGATGTCCATCATAGAATGCGTGACCCGTTCCGCCTCGGTTCGAGCCCTGGAAGACACGGTTCTGTTTGCCCTCAAGGGCACTGACCTCTATCGCCTCTTTCAGGGCTACCCTGACCAGTACGCGATTGTGATTTTGAACATCGCGCGCGACCTCTCCCGGCGGCTGCGGATCGTGGACGAAAAATTCGCCGCGCTTTCCCATTAG
- a CDS encoding response regulator produces MTRQTGHLSILLVENHEDTITYVRRFLEHYGHEVRVGRTMQEAIRQVEEKEPDVILSDIGLPDGDGWNLLQQLRLKTKAYAIAMSGFGARADLDRSLAAGYQDHLVKPFAPNKLLDALRRAEQRRQKQ; encoded by the coding sequence ATGACCAGACAAACTGGCCACCTCAGCATTCTGCTCGTTGAGAATCACGAGGATACCATCACCTACGTACGCCGCTTTCTGGAACATTACGGGCATGAAGTCCGCGTCGGGCGGACCATGCAGGAGGCCATCAGGCAAGTGGAAGAGAAAGAGCCTGACGTGATCCTCAGTGATATCGGGTTGCCCGACGGCGATGGGTGGAATCTCCTGCAGCAGCTCCGGCTTAAGACGAAGGCCTACGCCATCGCGATGAGCGGGTTCGGCGCCCGGGCAGATCTGGATCGCAGCCTGGCGGCCGGCTACCAGGATCACCTCGTCAAGCCGTTTGCCCCCAATAAACTTTTGGACGCGTTACGACGGGCCGAACAGCGGCGGCAGAAGCAGTAA
- a CDS encoding glycosyltransferase codes for MVKALAGRGHRVTFYEPNAYQRQEHRDIEPPPWAEVVVYEPSEQEADRLVRAAQSADLLIKTSGIGVLDDFFEGRIPAARTGGNRVIYWDVDAPVTIARLRSDRPGPLRATLPSFDLVLTYGGGDPVVRDYLKLGAKSCHPIYNGLDPETHHPVEMDGKYECDLGFLGNRLPDREQRVEGFFFRAAEVSPGLHLLLAGNGWADKPRPKNVSYLGHLPTALHNVFNCSARAVLNICRNSMAENGFSPATRVFEAAGAGACIITDDWVGIEQFFAPEQEILVARNGDEVAGLMEKLTPEQARNIGARARERALTQHTYAQRAVQFEAAVAEGGGRP; via the coding sequence ATGGTCAAGGCGCTGGCTGGCCGCGGCCATCGAGTGACGTTTTACGAGCCCAACGCGTACCAGCGCCAGGAACACCGGGACATCGAGCCGCCGCCCTGGGCGGAGGTGGTGGTTTACGAGCCGTCGGAGCAAGAGGCGGACCGGTTGGTGCGGGCGGCGCAGTCCGCGGATCTGCTGATCAAAACGAGCGGGATCGGCGTTCTGGATGATTTTTTCGAAGGGCGAATCCCGGCGGCCCGCACCGGCGGCAACCGGGTAATCTATTGGGACGTCGACGCGCCGGTTACCATTGCCCGTCTCCGGAGCGACCGGCCCGGACCGCTTCGGGCCACGCTGCCGTCATTTGACCTTGTGCTGACCTACGGGGGCGGTGACCCGGTGGTGAGGGATTACCTCAAATTGGGGGCGAAATCCTGCCACCCGATCTACAACGGCCTGGATCCCGAAACGCATCACCCGGTGGAGATGGACGGAAAATATGAGTGTGACCTTGGATTTTTGGGCAACCGTTTACCCGATCGTGAACAGAGGGTGGAAGGTTTCTTTTTCCGGGCGGCCGAGGTGAGCCCCGGCCTGCACCTGCTGCTGGCAGGTAATGGCTGGGCCGACAAACCGCGGCCGAAAAACGTCAGCTACCTCGGCCACCTGCCCACGGCGCTTCACAACGTTTTCAACTGCAGCGCACGGGCCGTTTTGAACATTTGTCGTAACAGCATGGCTGAAAACGGGTTCTCGCCGGCTACCCGGGTATTTGAAGCCGCGGGAGCGGGTGCTTGCATCATCACCGACGATTGGGTGGGCATCGAGCAGTTCTTTGCCCCGGAACAGGAGATTCTGGTGGCCCGCAACGGAGACGAAGTGGCCGGCCTGATGGAGAAACTCACCCCGGAACAAGCCCGGAACATCGGTGCACGGGCCCGGGAACGCGCGTTGACGCAGCACACCTATGCGCAGCGGGCCGTTCAATTCGAGGCGGCGGTGGCGGAGGGAGGAGGCCGGCCATGA
- a CDS encoding glycosyltransferase: MRVVILGLSITSAWGNGHTVTFRALSKALVARGHEVLFLERDTPWYRPFRDELNGAYGRIELYQDLDTLFTRFENDVRQADCLIQGSYVPQGVEVARWIARTGSNGCRIFYDLDTPVTLSKLENEDYEYLAPELIPAFDYYLSFAGGAVLDKLAKRFKVKRPVAFWCTVDPAVHYPVQAKNRWELGYLGTYSPDRQPKLDAMLFGTATKLPGRAFVVAGPMYPETTIWPPNVLHLEHVSPGQHRDFYAAQRFTLNLTRQAMTSNGYSPSTRLFEAAACGTPIISDRWQGIDQFLEPGREVLIVDSMDDVIRILRELPEGERTAMASRARARILASHTAEQRVIVLERLLGCSPGARTLNNHHP; this comes from the coding sequence ATGAGGGTCGTCATCCTGGGGTTATCAATCACCTCGGCATGGGGCAACGGACACACGGTGACGTTCCGGGCGTTGTCCAAAGCGCTGGTCGCCCGCGGCCACGAGGTGCTGTTCCTGGAGAGAGATACGCCGTGGTACCGGCCGTTCCGGGACGAGTTAAACGGCGCTTACGGCAGGATCGAGCTGTATCAGGATCTCGATACCCTGTTTACGCGTTTTGAAAACGACGTCCGCCAGGCCGATTGCCTCATCCAGGGGTCCTATGTGCCCCAGGGAGTTGAGGTTGCTCGATGGATTGCCCGTACCGGCAGCAACGGGTGCCGAATCTTCTACGACCTGGACACGCCGGTAACGCTGTCGAAACTGGAAAACGAGGACTACGAGTACCTTGCTCCGGAATTGATCCCGGCGTTTGATTATTACCTCTCCTTTGCCGGCGGTGCCGTCCTCGATAAACTGGCTAAGCGGTTTAAGGTGAAAAGGCCGGTCGCGTTCTGGTGCACCGTGGATCCGGCGGTCCATTACCCGGTGCAGGCCAAGAACCGCTGGGAACTGGGCTACCTTGGTACCTATAGCCCTGACCGCCAACCCAAGCTGGACGCGATGCTTTTCGGCACTGCGACGAAACTCCCGGGCCGAGCGTTCGTGGTGGCCGGTCCCATGTACCCGGAAACCACCATCTGGCCGCCCAACGTCCTTCACCTCGAACACGTCTCACCGGGTCAGCACCGGGATTTCTATGCGGCGCAACGGTTCACCCTGAACCTGACCCGCCAGGCCATGACGTCGAACGGTTACTCGCCAAGTACCCGGCTGTTCGAAGCCGCAGCGTGCGGCACACCGATCATCTCCGACCGGTGGCAGGGTATCGACCAGTTCCTGGAGCCCGGCCGTGAGGTGTTGATCGTTGATTCCATGGATGACGTGATCCGGATTCTGCGTGAACTGCCCGAGGGCGAACGCACCGCGATGGCTTCGCGGGCCCGGGCGCGCATTTTAGCCAGCCACACCGCCGAGCAACGCGTCATCGTTTTGGAGCGGCTTTTGGGGTGCAGCCCAGGGGCGCGGACGCTGAACAACCATCATCCTTAA
- a CDS encoding alcohol dehydrogenase catalytic domain-containing protein → MSAVTDKLPKSMGAVICHAPEDYRLEERDVPKPGPGEVLVKVRSTGICASDIKCYTGAAMFWGDKKRVGYCQAPVTPGHEFVGEVVALGDGAAEAYGLAIGDHAVSEQIVPCWKCKYCKMGAYWMCEVHDIYGFRQRTFGAWAEYMLFPAGALNYKVPKSLPLHHAVFIEPLACSIHAVERGDIRYQDTVVIAGCGPLGLGMVAAAKMKGPERIIALDLSDDRLEVAKRTGADLGINPKKEDAVAKVRELTGGYGCDVYIEATGAPPAVEQGLLMIRKLGTFVEFSVMREPVTVDWTIIGDSKELNVHGSHLGPNCYPVAIRMIEQGLLPMDEIVTHRLPLSDYQKGIDMVLSGVTSVKVTLEP, encoded by the coding sequence ATGAGCGCTGTAACCGATAAATTGCCGAAATCCATGGGCGCCGTGATCTGTCACGCGCCGGAAGACTATCGCCTGGAAGAACGGGATGTGCCGAAGCCGGGTCCCGGAGAAGTGCTTGTCAAGGTCAGGAGTACGGGGATCTGTGCGAGCGACATCAAATGTTATACCGGCGCCGCGATGTTCTGGGGTGACAAAAAGCGGGTCGGGTACTGTCAGGCGCCCGTCACTCCGGGACACGAGTTCGTCGGCGAAGTTGTGGCGCTCGGTGACGGCGCGGCCGAAGCTTACGGTCTGGCGATCGGCGACCATGCGGTCAGCGAACAGATCGTTCCGTGCTGGAAGTGCAAGTACTGCAAGATGGGGGCCTACTGGATGTGTGAAGTGCACGATATCTACGGTTTTCGGCAGCGGACTTTTGGGGCCTGGGCCGAGTACATGCTTTTCCCGGCCGGGGCCCTGAACTACAAGGTGCCGAAATCGCTTCCGTTGCATCACGCGGTCTTCATCGAGCCGCTGGCCTGTTCAATCCATGCAGTGGAACGGGGTGACATCCGGTATCAGGATACCGTCGTTATCGCCGGGTGCGGCCCGCTTGGGCTTGGGATGGTGGCAGCCGCCAAAATGAAGGGGCCGGAACGCATCATCGCTTTGGATCTGAGCGATGACCGGCTCGAAGTTGCCAAACGAACCGGTGCTGACCTCGGAATCAATCCGAAGAAGGAGGACGCCGTGGCCAAGGTGCGCGAGTTGACGGGCGGCTACGGCTGCGATGTGTACATCGAGGCCACGGGAGCTCCGCCGGCGGTCGAACAGGGTTTGCTCATGATCCGGAAACTTGGGACGTTCGTTGAATTCAGCGTCATGCGGGAACCGGTCACCGTTGACTGGACCATCATCGGGGACAGCAAAGAGCTTAATGTCCACGGGTCGCACCTTGGACCAAACTGTTATCCCGTTGCCATTCGCATGATCGAGCAAGGCTTGTTGCCGATGGACGAAATCGTGACGCACCGGTTGCCGCTCAGCGATTATCAGAAGGGGATCGATATGGTCTTGTCCGGGGTAACTTCCGTAAAGGTGACCCTCGAGCCGTAA